A DNA window from Enoplosus armatus isolate fEnoArm2 chromosome 9, fEnoArm2.hap1, whole genome shotgun sequence contains the following coding sequences:
- the ddc gene encoding aromatic-L-amino-acid decarboxylase yields the protein MDAAEFRRRGREMVDYVADYLENIEQRPVYPDLEPGYLRSLIPTEAPLEPESYEDIMKDVERVIMPGVTHWHSPHFFAYFPAASSYPAMLADMLCGAIGCIGFSWAASPACTELETVMLDWLGKMLQLPEYFIAGTHGHGGGVIQGTASEATLVSLLAARCKAVRQVQASNHEKSEGEILSKLVGYTSEQAHSSVERAALIGGVMMRKVPTDNSYAVKGDMLKKMVEEDKAAGLIPFYFCATLGTTPSCAFDHITELGPLCNKENMWMHIDAAYAGSAFICPEFRPLLNGIEFADSFNFNPHKWLLINFDCSTMWVKKRVDIIGAFKMEPLYLKHENQESGLVTDYRHWQIPLGRRFRSLKMWFVFRMYGLNGLQAHIRKQVALAKEFESLVRADKRFEICAEVIMGLVCFRLKGSNELNQNLLKRITNSREIHLVPCQLSDRFVLRFAICARSTESSHIQQAWRHITQLTFELLQEPSH from the exons ATGGATGCAGCAGAGTTTCGGcgcagagggagggagatggtggACTATGTGGCCGACTATCTGGAGAACATAGAACAGCGACCCGTCTACCCAGATTTGGAACCGGGGTATCTTCGTTCCTTGATCCCCACTGAGGCCCCACTGGAGCCTGAGAGTTATGAGGATATTATGAAAGATGTGGAGAGGGTCATAATGCCAGGG GTCACCCACTGGCACAGCCCACACTTTTTTGCCTACTTTCCAGCTGCTTCCTCTTACCCTGCCATGTTGGCCGACATGCTGTGTGGAGCCATTGGCTGTATTGGATTCTCCTGG gcTGCCAGCCCAGCCTGTACGGAGCTGGAGACGGTGATGTTAGACTGGCTGGGGAAGATGCTGCAACTGCCTGAGTATTTTATAGCCGGGACTCATGGCCATGGAGGAGGTGTCATCCAG GGCACAGCCAGTGAGGCAACCCTGGTGTCCTTGCTCGCTGCCCGCTGTAAAGCAGTCCGACAGGTCCAGGCCTCAAACCACGAAAAATCAGAGGGTGAAATCCTCTCCAAACTGGTGGGGTACACCTCCGAGCAA GCTCATTCCTCAGTTGAGCGTGCTGCTCTGATTGGAGGAGTGATGATGAGAAAGGTTCCTACAGATAACAGCTATGCTGTCAAAGGGGACATGCTAAAGAAGATGGTGGAGGAGGACAAGGCTGCTGGACTCATCCCTTTCTAT TTCTGTGCGACTCTTGGCACCACTCCATCGTGTGCTTTTGATCACATCACCGAGCTGGGGCCCTTAT GTAATAAGGAAAATATGTGGATGCACATTGATGCAGCGTATGCTGGGAGTGCATTCATCTGTCCTGAGTTTAGGCCTTTGTTGAATGGTATTGAG tttGCAGACTCTTTCAACTTCAACCCACACAAATGGCTTTTAATCAACTTTGACTGCTCTACAATGTG GGTGAAGAAGAGAGTGGACATTATTGGAGCCTTCAAGATGGAACCACTCTACCTGAAACACGAAAACCAGGAGTCAG GGCTGGTCACAGATTATAGG CATTGGCAGATTCCACTGGGAAGAAGATTTCGCTCACTAAAGATGTGGTTTGTCTTCCGTATGTATGGACTCAATGGCCTGCAGGCTCATATACGCAAG CAAGTGGCCCTGGCTAAAGAGTTTGAGAGTCTGGTGCGAGCAGACAAGAGGTTTGAGATCTGTGCCGAGGTCATCATGGGACTCGTCTGCTTCAGGCTCAAG ggCTCCAATGAGTTGAACCAGAACTTGCTGAAAAGAATCACCAATAGCAGAGAGATCCACCTGGTGCCTTGCCAGCTCTCTGACCGCTTTGTGCTGCGCTTCGCCATCTGCGCACGCAGTACTGAGTCGAGTCACATCCAACAAGCATGGCGGCACATCACGCAGCTGACCTTTGAGCTTTTGCAGGAGCCCAGTCATTGA